The Verrucomicrobiota bacterium genome segment TCCTCACGCCTACCCCGCCGGAAGTATTGCACGACGCCGCGGGCGGATGCAAGCGTTAGTGTGCGCAATGGAACACGAGCACGGCGGCGCCGACGGCGAGACAATACCAGCCAAACGGCGCCAACTTGCGGCGCCGCACAACGGCGAGGAGCAGGCGCAACGCGCCGTAGCCGACGATCGCAGCGGCAACAGTGCCCGCTGCGATCGGCCCCCAGACGCCGCTGCCAATCGGCTCCGCGCCGTTGAATGCTTTCCACAGGTCGTGAGCAAGCGCGAGCAGGATGGCCGGAATGGCGAGCAGGAACGAGAACCGCGCAGCGTCCTCGCGGTCCAGCCCCGTGGCGAGGCCGGTCGAGATCGTGCTGCCCGAACGCGAGATGCCGGGCAGGATGGCAACGGCCTGGGCGAGGCCGACGGCGCCGGCGTGCAGCCAGCCTGCGGAGCGCGTTGCGCCCGTCCGGCCGAGGCGGCTGCCGGCAAGAAGGATGGCGCCGTTGAAAAGCAGCAGCGCGCCCACGAGCCGGCTCGAGGCGAACGCCCGCGTGAGGGGCTCGTAGAATAACGCGCCGACGACCACGAT includes the following:
- a CDS encoding undecaprenyl-diphosphate phosphatase translates to MTTLLKAVLLGIIQGLTEFLPVSSSGHLVIFQDLFGFNEHSLMLDVFLHAGTLMPVFIVFRRDIAALFTTRRPWIWLIAAGTVPIVVVGALFYEPLTRAFASSRLVGALLLFNGAILLAGSRLGRTGATRSAGWLHAGAVGLAQAVAILPGISRSGSTISTGLATGLDREDAARFSFLLAIPAILLALAHDLWKAFNGAEPIGSGVWGPIAAGTVAAAIVGYGALRLLLAVVRRRKLAPFGWYCLAVGAAVLVFHCAH